The genomic window CCCACCGAAGCCGGCGTGGTGGCCGCGGCCTATGCGCTGTTCGTGAGCACCGTGGTCTACCGCGCGCTCTCGCTGCGCGACCTCTACCGCGCGCTGCTGAGCGCGGCCATGACCTCGGCCATCATCATGTTCCTGGTGGCGGCCTCGCTGGTGTCGGCTTGGCTCATCACGGTGGCCAACATCCCCGACCAGATCGTGGCGCTGGCGCAGCCCTTCATCGAGCACAAGACGCTGTTGATGCTGGTGCTGATGGCGGTGGTCGTGCTGGTGGGCACCGCGCTCGACTTCACGCCCACCATCCTGATCCTCACGCCGGTGCTGATGCCGATCATCAAGGAGGCCGGCATCGACCCGATCTACTTCGGCGTGCTGTTCATCATCAACAACGCCATCGGCATGGTGACGCCGCCCGTGGGCACGGTGCTCAACGTGGTGGCCGGCGTGGCGCGCATCCGCATGGACGACGCGATCCGCGGCGTCATGCCCTTCATGGCGGCGCAACTCGTCGTGCTGCTGCTGCTGATCCTGTTCCCCGCGCTGGTCCTCGTGCCCGCCACCTGGTTCCGCTGACACCGTTCATTCATCCAACAAGGAGACAACAAGCATGCTCAAGAAGATCATCGTCGCGCTCGCGGCCACCGCGGCGCTCGGCCTGGCCCATGCGCAGGCCGGCAAGTTCGGCTACGGCGCCAGCGACGACAACTCGCAGGGCTTGGCGGCCAAGCGCTTTTCCGAACTGGTGAAGACGCGCACCGGCGGCCGCATCAACGTCAACACCTACGGCAGCGGCAAGCTCGGCACCGACGCGCAGATGCAGTCGGCGCTGCAGGGCGGCGTGCAGGAGCTGATGGTCGGCCCGACCTCGGGCCTGGTCGGCGTGGCCAAGGAATACGCGCTGCTCGACCTGCCGTTCCTGGTCTCCACCTTCAAGGAGGCCGACTCGCTGCTCGACGGCCCGGTCGGCCAGTCGCTGTTCCAGAAGCTCGAGGCCCATGGCCTGGTGGGGCTGGCCTACTGGGAGAACGGCTTTCGCCATCTCACCAATTCGCGCCGCCCGGTCAACAGGCTCGAGGACATCGCGGGCCTGAAGATCCGCGTGATCCCGAACCCGGTCTACATCGAGACCTTCAAGGCGCTCGGCGCGAACCCGCTGCCGCTGCCCTACACCGAGCTCTACGGCGCGCTCGAGACCAAGTCGGTCGATGCGCAGGAGAACGGCCTGGGCCTGATCGAGTCGGGCAAGTTCTACGAAGTGCAGAAATACCTGACCCTGAGCGCCCACAGCTACACGCCCTACATCGTGCTGGCGAGCAGGAAGTGGTTCGACAAGCTCTCGGAGGCCGACCGCGATGTGGTGCGCAAGGCGGCGGTCGATGCCGGCACCTACCAGCGCCAGATCAACCGCGAGGAGACGCGCAAGCTGGTCGACCAGATGAAGAAGCACGGCCTGCAGGTGGTCGACCTGCCGGCCGCCGAGGCCAACCGCATGCGCGAGAAGGTCAAGCCCGTGCACGAGAAGTTCACCGAGCAGATCGGCGCCGCGCTGATGAAGCAGGCGCGCGAGGAGATCGCCAAGGCCGCGCAGTGAGCGCCTGAACCCCCGATTCGTTTTTATCGCCGCCCTCCGCGAGGAGGGCGGGCGGGAGCCTGCCCGCCGTTTTCCGTCTTCCAGCCCATTGCACACTTACAAGGAGAGAGATCCATGGACACCCAGCAACTGATCGCCGCCTTCGAGAAGGTCGCGACCGCCTCGGTCGCCGATGCCGTCGACAAGGTCACCGGCAAGCGCGGCTACCTCGACCACGAGATCAAGCCGCGCATCAACGACAGGCGCGTGGTCGGCCCGGCCGCCACCGTGATCGAGGTGCCGACCGACGAATTCGTGCCGCCGCAGCATGCGCTCGACCTGATCGACGAGGCGCCCGAGGGCAGCGTGATCTGCATCGGCATCGGCGGCGAGAGCGACGTCGCCGTCTGGGGCGGCCTGATGACCGCGGGCGCCTTCGCCAACCGCCATGCGGGCGCGCTGCTCGACGGCGGCGTGCGCGACATCGCCGAGATCCGCCGCGACTACGACTTCCCGGTGTTCGCGCGCAGCGTCTCGCCGGGCACCACGCTCGGCCGCCACAAGACCCTGAGCTCGGGCGTGCCGACCATGATCGGCGGCGTGATGGTGCACCCGGGCGACATCGTGGTGGCCGACATCGACGGCGTGGTGATCGTGCCGCTCGCCCATGCCGAGGCCGTGCTCGCGATGGCGCAGGAGATCGACCAGCGCGAGCTCGAGCAGGCCAAGCTGATCGTGGCGGAGCGCTCGCTGCGCAAGGGGCTGGCGAAATATGGCCGCATCTGAAGCCACGGGAGCGATGGAGATCGTCGCGCTCGGCGAGCCGATGGTGGAGTTCAACCAGGTCCGTCCCGGCGAGCCCAGCTACCTGCAGGGCTTCGGCGGCGACACCTCGAACGCCATCATCGCCGCCGCCCGGCAGGGCGCGCGCACCGCCTACCTCACGCGCGTGGGCAGCGACACCTGGGGCGACGCGCTGATGGCCCTGTGGCGCGCCGAGGGCGTGGCCACCGACGGCGTGGCGCGCGA from Variovorax paradoxus includes these protein-coding regions:
- a CDS encoding RraA family protein; protein product: MDTQQLIAAFEKVATASVADAVDKVTGKRGYLDHEIKPRINDRRVVGPAATVIEVPTDEFVPPQHALDLIDEAPEGSVICIGIGGESDVAVWGGLMTAGAFANRHAGALLDGGVRDIAEIRRDYDFPVFARSVSPGTTLGRHKTLSSGVPTMIGGVMVHPGDIVVADIDGVVIVPLAHAEAVLAMAQEIDQRELEQAKLIVAERSLRKGLAKYGRI
- a CDS encoding TRAP transporter substrate-binding protein — its product is MLKKIIVALAATAALGLAHAQAGKFGYGASDDNSQGLAAKRFSELVKTRTGGRINVNTYGSGKLGTDAQMQSALQGGVQELMVGPTSGLVGVAKEYALLDLPFLVSTFKEADSLLDGPVGQSLFQKLEAHGLVGLAYWENGFRHLTNSRRPVNRLEDIAGLKIRVIPNPVYIETFKALGANPLPLPYTELYGALETKSVDAQENGLGLIESGKFYEVQKYLTLSAHSYTPYIVLASRKWFDKLSEADRDVVRKAAVDAGTYQRQINREETRKLVDQMKKHGLQVVDLPAAEANRMREKVKPVHEKFTEQIGAALMKQAREEIAKAAQ